The following are encoded in a window of Castanea sativa cultivar Marrone di Chiusa Pesio chromosome 5, ASM4071231v1 genomic DNA:
- the LOC142635292 gene encoding uncharacterized protein LOC142635292 has translation MDEKSGGANCTQQQIDGFRGIVNYCGFHDLGYCGPDYTWSNMQEGENRICLRLDRALATPEWSARFREMKVYHFVDSTSNHYALLVTDPGTKHQTRVRRFHFEVQWTKREDCKAIIEATWGSGVDLSILKGISENLRSCAAELSRWNSTVYGQIPKKIQDKRNALNALALQEKNEDLSLEINRLRGEINDLLDNEEIY, from the coding sequence ATGGATGAGAAATCTGGGGGAGCAAATTGCACCCAACAACAGATAGATGGATTTAGGGGAATAGTAAATTATTGTGGTTTCCATGACTTGGGTTATTGTGGTCCGGACTATACTTGGAGTAACATGCAAGAGGGTGAGAATAGAATTTGCCTCAGATTAGATAGAGCTTTGGCCACCCCTGAATGGTCAGCCCGATTCAGAGAAATGAAAGTTTACCATTTTGTGGATTCAACTTCAAACCACTATGCATTATTAGTCACAGACCCCGGGACCAAACACCAAACTAGGGTTAGGCGCTTCCACTTTGAAGTTCAGTGGACTAAAAGAGAGGATTGCAAGGCCATTATTGAGGCCACTTGGGGTTCTGGAGTGGATCTTAGTATACTAAAGGGCATATCAGAAAATCTCAGAAGCTGTGCTGCTGAACTTTCCAGATGGAATTCTACGGTCTACGGGCAAATTCCAAAGAAAATTCAGGATAAGAGAAATGCTTTAAATGCCCTAGCCCTTCAAGAGAAGAATGAGGATCTGAGTTTGGAGATTAACAGGCTTAGGGGAGAGATTAATGATCTCCTCGATAATGAAGAAATTTATTAG